Proteins found in one Brevibacillus brevis genomic segment:
- a CDS encoding DUF4280 domain-containing protein: MMLALLQALAMGLFSPEYSYVVRGATLKCSQGTDPGVLNLPLCHGVYSLNKPVMNVADHVPGVNIGCFGFCKAAGGVECVPQTFSKWTDGKHDVLIDNEHALLSRSQLVCNRSGIITIEKDGQD; this comes from the coding sequence ATGATGCTAGCGTTACTTCAAGCACTTGCAATGGGGTTGTTCAGCCCCGAGTACTCATATGTCGTGCGGGGAGCGACTCTCAAGTGCAGTCAGGGAACCGACCCCGGCGTATTGAATTTACCTTTGTGCCATGGCGTTTACAGCCTTAACAAGCCTGTTATGAATGTCGCCGATCACGTCCCCGGCGTGAATATCGGATGCTTTGGGTTTTGCAAAGCGGCAGGAGGAGTGGAGTGTGTACCACAGACGTTCTCGAAATGGACAGATGGAAAACACGATGTGCTCATCGACAACGAGCATGCCTTGCTGAGCAGGTCGCAGCTGGTTTGCAATCGTTCAGGCATCATCACGATTGAAAAAGAC